CATTCTTTTGTTTGATATGAGCGAGCAAACATAGGTGGGTTACCTGATGTTTCTAGTGATTCTGGTGCCAATGAACATCTTAAGCACCAGAGCTGCTTCTTGGAAAGCTTTCTGGTTTCCTCTCAAAGCTATTTAAAGGTAGATTTTCGAGTCAAGCACCTGTGGCACCAGTGGCGCAACGCCAGTGACGCTGCGACAGAAtaattaatgtaggtacttactatgaaaatGTAGGCAACGTCATTCGAGTGCAGCGATTCTGACGCCATCGGGCGCTCTGTCGCAGCGTCAATGACGTCACAAACATGTTTCTCTTAAACTATAAACAAATTCAAATGGTAATTGAATCGATCGAAatgatttaagtaggtatgtaaggtACGGTACGGTACGACAGATTTGGCGCTGACATTTTTATATTAAGAGTTGGTATGTCAATCTTACGACTGGGTTTTTGCGTATTATAAATCTAAGTATTTATTGGAAAAAACTTCTACATTTTTGTTCCAGAATCCGCAAGATATACGAAGCCGGGTTGATGCATAGACTCAAATCTATATGGGACGAGCCGAAGCCACCATGCGTCCACACTCCCGACACTAGCATCTTCAACGTCACACTGAGAGAGTTTTCTAGCGCCCTCATTTTACTGGCTTTTGGTATTGCACTCGCTGTGATTATTCTGTTGGCCGAAATCGCCATATATGAATATAATAAACGCCTATCGAGTTTCTAGTTCCGACACTAAAGGCGGaaccaaatttatttataactaatacatatctgtcgtctattcctctcttatttactgttgtatttatatatatatatatatatatatacatacgtatattatgtatatttactttatttaattagtacaccccttccgctttctttaatttttataatatcctctaccctaaggttgcctggaagagatcgctattttagcgataaggccgaatattgtacatgctatctttgttataatatgtctattgttttggttttggtgtacaataaagcatattttactttacataatatctggttaatacatagtaggtacacagtacactatatgaaataaataaatttaattttcactaAACTGAGCAAATTGACGAGACGTAAGTCGCAAATATGTAACCTATTTTATAGTAAGAAatctctgaaataaaagataaaaaatatttatgtctaTTTATTTTGAGTAGTTAGGTACACAACGGTTTTTTTCAACATACATTCATTATTTCGTGAAAAATTACAAAGTTCCAAACTCAAGAGGCCTTCTCATAcaatttcttttattaattattatgctttTGCTCTAAATGGTTATAAACGGGAAATCTTGCTAGAAACTATTTCCTCATAATATTTCGTCGTTGCGGCTTGAAACAGCAACTTGGTAgctttaaaattgaaaaatctacCGTTTTAAAACACCTTTAAAACGGCTTTCTACTTTAATAGTTCCGCTAAAATGGACATAATATAGTACGTTGGAActctggaagaggtgtgccctTGGGTGTGccttacaaaatgacagttattttttgtgccgattcgaagcgccccacTGAGCGTACCGTGAATTAAATTGAAACTTTGTGTCAAGGTtttcgtgttgacactatgttgatagatcatcactaacatttagttcagaGTACGCTCACTGATGCTATTAGCGCCAAAAtgacgaaaatcaagttgctttaaaaacagatcggcaatcgcaggtccagcgtacttaAATTAGTGAAGGtcagtgataatattatgtttgaatAAAAAGACTGTgacataggtatagtacgcgacaggttgaaatgtcaatcggggtataaggcgggggacgtctcgcacgtcacccgcaccatcccgtagcgcgggggctgtgcgggtgtgcggggcatccccaccctgattgttatctcgacttgtcgcataTTATATAGTTACAGACCTTTTATGGAGTACAGACGAAACGATGTCGTTTTATTACGGAACCATAAAACGTTTTTACTATGGAAAGGTTACGTTTGAAATGTATATGAGAAAGAGGGTAGttgatattttctttttaatttaaggtaTTTTTAGGCTTCACAATTAACTATGCATTGTTATTGTAcatcatttattaaaatcgtTTTACTCCAATTCACATACAGTACCATTTATACAAATATAATTCAAGAATTATTTAATATAGCCGCAATTAAACACGTAAAAAGTTTCTTGAGGTATACAATTCAACCAGGAATTGTTTACAAAGAATATAAACCCAGCGGTTGTCTCGAATAGAGGCTACACAAAAACAAACGGAAAATTGCTAAGTTTATCTTTTACAGTGAAGTTATAATTATGTTTTTGACATTTAGCGATCCTCGGGCAACAATCGCGACCtcaggcaaacgcttgaccacaatcaaacctgttggaaagtgatgatgtggcttaAGAAGGGACGCGTTTacgtagaagatgcctattcactttcgTTAACGTATAAcctgtaaatgttattttagcTACAAATTGCTGTAAATTATGCTGATAACTATTATCGAGCCATATTTTGGCGCCTACACGATTTTATCGAACAAACTGCGCATAATGGCTTACATTGTTAAGAATTTTAACCGGATAGTTATTCGTTTACGACTTTGTGTAGATTCTATCgaaacaatattatgtattaaataaCGCAGCGATTGGAATCCTAAGTACCTTAAACCGAAGGAGCTATGTAGTTTCACGGCGACATTAAAATTATAGCTCTATTTCCTATAACATAAGGTagaaattgtataatatttttatagttcTTTTACCAACACTTCAgggaaattttgtaaataattttaaatacatatcaaaaattgcggaccagtaggattcgaacctacgtcgaggcgtcgggcgcgaacccagaatacgtaggttcgaatcctgccggtccgcaattttgatatgtatttaaaatattttagaaattgtaTTGCTTCAATAAAAACTGACTACGATTTGGGAAGATCATCGCAAAATCTCAATCGCAAATTTTGTAATACAGGGATAGATTTCTATTGaataatgaatgaataaatattttcttataaacataaaattatattgcatttatttacaaattaaaataacaggaCACACTggtatgtataattattatgataatgattTCGAGCCTTGATTATGTGGTAAATACCAAAAACTTCTTGTAGaatatttgtgttttattttcaagGAAACCTTTTTTGGCCAGTTATTTCCAGGCGAATTTATCGTCCAATTTATATTTATCGTAAGATCACAATATTACGTGTCACATTCGTGTAAAAAAGATTTCATTACTTGTATTTTAGCCAACATTAATggaaattagttttattttacgtaagagggtatttttgaaaatttagatTCGCGGGTAGTTGTGGCTTTTTCTGTATCGTGAAAGGAATACGTATACGTTGTTCTTTGTTGATTTTAAGTAATGTGATGTTATATTTCGGTTTTTGTTTGTGTATTGTGTCGctctataatatttattttcatttatttaagcGAGTGTTATTGAAAAGATTCGAGCGTAGTTGCGATTATTTGTATTGGAAAACGATTACTGCTGCCCACTGcctgactgcccaaaaaaggattttcaatGTTTCCAGGGTTCATGTACTACttgtgcgcgataagttgagactcgcctggcatgcaaccctccgcccgcttcccctgtaacttcccctcaagctcccatattgtactgtagacaacgccatttttttaacatcttagtctcgtacttgcttacgtcacgcaacgacgacgcgctccgatttttgtctacagtacaaccacgcgtctgtggtgtcaccgccccccaggtctcaacttattgcgcacgggtagtatgtatgtgagtttctttactTTATCAAGTAATTATAGGTATATGactccaccataacttctaaattacGGGATAGATTTGTTTAGCATTGGAACTCTTACATCATCCGGAGttgatataaattaaaaaaaatcaatatggcggctgtatcgCGCCATTTTCAGATGtgaataattttactttttagttcagttttgacagggcagtcgtgtttttttggtttttatgAGGGTATTATTGAAAAGATAGATTCGAAGGTAGTTGTGATTTTCTGTGTTATGAAACGATTGTTCTttagaaatattaagtaatgtgATGTCTGTTATAATTTTGGTTGTGTCGccctataatatttatttaagagggtatttttgaaaatatgatAGGTACTGGAGGGTAGTTGTGGTTTTGTCTGTATGAAGCGAATACGATCGGCGGTATGTTACTTAGTTCATTTTTGagtgctttttaatttttatgaggGTATTATTGAAAAGATAGATTCGAGGGTAGTTGTGATTTTCTGTGTTGTGAAACGATTACTttgttctttttaatattaagtaatgtGATCTCTGTTATAATTTTGGTTGTGTCGccctataatatttatttaagagggtattttttaaaacataagaCTGGAGGGTAGTTGTGGTTTTGCCTGTGTGAAACCAATACGCTCGACGGTGTGTGGGCACGGTACAGTGGTGACTCGCTCACCGCTCCTCCAGCATCACAGTCTCTTGCGGGTACAGCTTGAGAGCTTTAAGTGTGCTGCTGGGAGGTTCCATTGTGAGCTGGAACAACACgaaaattcataataatttatccatactatcactacccatattactaatgcgaaagtgtattcgtttgtccttcaatcacatcgcaaagatcgacgtgatttttgcatgggtatagactatagttaaagaccttgcGAGTGAcatagctacttttatcccggaaaatcaaagagttcccacgggattcttaaaacttaaattcacgcaggcgaagacgcgggcatcagctttgATTCAAAGCGAAATTAatgaaggtaaaataactgtaaTAGTGATACTCACGTCTCTTCTAGGCCAGCTAGCTATGACCTTGTAGTTTTCTTGGGGGTAACCTTTCGACGCGAGGTAATCTAATAACGCCTGAAACAAAATATTCGTATAAATATAAGGAAGTGTCTAGACGGGACACAAGCgtcatccatacttaatatcctagagaaaaatataattagagcctctatagctcaacggttaaaggaacgGACTgtaatccgaaaggtcgccagttcaaaccccacccgttgcactattgtagtacctactcttagcacaagctttacgcttagttggaggggaaagggcaatattagtcatcatgataaacttggctattattctgtataaaaaaatgcaaatgcgatattgtgtctgtttgtctgctagcttttcacggcccaacagtttaaccaattttgatgacaaTCGATACAATACCCAGACGTTTTAATCACTAGTGTGAACCGCGGGAGAGCTCTTCGGTACTTATTCTTGGTGTGTTGGGGTAATTACAGccagggacaaccctccacttcccatggccccaccaacctctcggttatatggtcAGTTCGGTAGTTGCTCTGGGCATTTTTCCGGGGCGatttcttgactccctacaaattatcttatctcttttccccccttaggggctAGACGTAACTAGCACAGCTATATTCCtcgctgctcctccgtggttcCGAGCTGGCTGGTGTACGCTCTGAGCTGCTTCGCCTCCTGTGCCAATGGTGTGGTGGTGGTACTTACGGCCAGCGTGTCTTGCGCGTAGAACCTCCGCTCGAGGCACTCGTGGTGCGGCGGCGGCAGACGCACGCGTACGCGCGCCACCTCCGCCGCACCCTCCGCCGGCTCGGCCGGcacgcgcgccgccgcgcccgcgcgcATCGCCTGCGAACATACGAAATACTAGTTTGTGATACTGATGCCTTAAGGCCTAGGGAGGCGCGGAGCGTCTTTGAGGATTCCGGACCTAAagccaacgggactctattactaagcctccgcccgacgtctgtcagcggactgtatctcgtgaaccatgaTGGGTAGAAAGTtgcaaattttcataaaaatatgtgtttcgccgctataacaacaaataataaaaattgcaaaatggccgccatgaaaatttaaaaaattaaaaactaatttttagtacgatggtacggaaccctgaatgTGCGAGTCCGGCGCTCGCAtttggtcgatttttttttcattattagaATTGGGAAAGAGCTTAATCACGACGGAAGTTTTGATTTGAAAAATGGCGTGATTATCTCAATCCGCACCCTGGAAAGACCTCTAAAATGACACCCATAACGATGTCTTTCAATTATTAGAAAGGCGGCGGCTTTTTGCGACCTTTGTAAAGCCGCGCCCTAAGCTAGGCTCCTGAAATAAGTTTGGGAAACTTACCTCGTTCTTGGCCGCTTCCATAAGTCTTTCGGATTCTGCTCTCTCCAGTTCTTGATTTCTTTCTAGTTCTTGCTGCTTTTTTACTTCTTCTTTTGCTCTGTGTACggggaaaaatttaaatttacttcAAATGACAGAATTTGCCGCCATGGCTCCAaatagctagaacccagagccgtgaACACATGCTTCGCGGCTCTGGGTACTAGCTCTACTCTCGAACTCTActttaatagaaaaaatattttgatgcaTTATTTTGCTAACAAAACAGtgctacatttttttttcataaaaatgtaCGTGAATAAATTgtcaatctataatataaaaatgaatcactaaatgtgttgctcatcgcaaatctcgagaacagctgaaccgatttcgctaattctttttctatgatattccttgaagtacgaggatggttcttacggagagaaaaatttaaaaaatttgaatcaactgttaggcggaacgaagttcgccagggtaGCTAGTATGTTATATATATTTCGAAttcataataaagattttaagaTATGAGCGTGGACAAAGACATATTTCGTAGGATTTGACCTCACCTGTCAGCCTCAAGGCTGCGTTGGTAGGCCTCGTCCTGCTCGCGCTTGACGCGTTGTCTTGCGTCTCGCTCGCGCTCCATCTTTGCGTCCTCCTCTTTTTGTGCCGCGAACCGCTCTAAAGCCTCCACCAGCCCGCCTACTAGCTCAGATACTCCTACGTTACCTAAATGTATAACacaaagctatgatagcctagtggttaggacgtccgccttctaatcggaggtcgggggttcgatcccgggcacacaccttcaacttttcggagttatgtgcgtttaaagtatagtaaatattacttgctttaacggtgaaggaaaacatcgtaaggaaacctgcatgccagagagttctccataatgttttcaaaggtgtgtgaagtctaccaatccgcacatggccagcgaggtagactatggccaaaacccttctcactcagaggagacccgttctccgtagtgagccggcgatgggttgatcatcatgatgatgatagcacaaaaatctgtttaaaaacTAACTTGGCAAATATTCGTTTAAAACTTCGATAAAGTAAGTGTAAGTAAGTGTAaatactatccaacacacctagtttctcctttcaccaaaggttgcctggtagagattgctgtgagcaataaggccgcctttgcatacaattatttttttagttttagtttctttgttgtgttatataatattttttgtgtgcaataacgtatttctatctatctatctatctaaagtATTACACTGGATGAGCTGACTTTTTTCgggaaaaagtagccaatgcccGTCCCTGGGATggaagctacctctgtaccgtgtatttaagtttgtttttaaaacTTCGTGGCAAATCTTTGATattcaagtcaagtcaagtcaaaaaaaaaatttaatatacgtaataaattactctttttgatggtcagatgttggatttgtaagatatagtggtgaaaATTATTACGTAAATTTAaaagggggcgtccataaattacgtgagatgcttaagggggggaggggacaggaaattcaaaaaacacctcacgtaatttatggacgcccccaaACTAAAGGTACGACgtttccaaacgcgcccaggtctgagaagagcccatctATCGAGaactatcggtttttcgaactatgtgccttgcccattgccactttagcttcgccaCCCACTGAGCtaagtcggttactctggttctcctatggatctcctcatttctgatttgatcacgtagagtaactccaagcatggctttctctttataatattggcgTAGAAATGGTACTGACCGTTAATAACCGAGTATATCTCAGTGTTGGAGCGTACACGCATTATGATGATCAAAGCGGGCAATCTCTCCACGGGGATGCTGCGGATTGTCATACTAGCCACCGGACCCAGCGCGCTTGCTATTGACGTTAACAACCTGAAAGTTACCGTCAAAGTTATTTAACAACCACTATCATAAAAttatacatagtataaaacgTTAATTCTCATTCAAAGTGTTGCACAGAAATAAAGGCATTTCAAAGAAGTTTCGATACCTGTAacgtgtcgctactagatggtattagtatgaataaaaaaaatatgtaaatgtaaGCTCCTGTTGCGCAACTGGGCTTAAGAAGGATAGGCTGTggccacaacactgcggtgcgacatcgcatcgctAAAAACGATGCCGCATCGCGAAAAATTTTATCGCTTGCGGCATCGTACGAGAAAACTCTGACCATTTCTTCTATTgagacattttattttattttatttgttttttgcaatcaacagcgatatatacaatataattttacataataacagactgaaaataaggccaaataggattacaattttttacggattacttaaatagatattaaatataaatttataacagtacgtttgataattaaacaagctttacaataatataataatatgaaaatataaaagtcaattaactagtaaaaatacctagtaggtgattcacaacatatgtatgtgtgtgtgtatgtgtgagtgtatgtgtctgtgtgtgtgtgggtgtgtgtttgtgtgtgggagagagagtatgcgtgagtgcgtgcttgtgggtttTGATATTATgcagatttatgtactattatagatactagtataattattatcagttacatattattatttttccgatgcagtttaattatttccttttttaattgcattttggacaggtgaaaaaggtcgaagtctgagtaaattttattataggtttGCGCCAGGCGTAAAATTATGGAATTTTGGGCGTAGGTTGTATTTGATTTCGGTACACACAATAGCTGAGGTACATGGACCGCACTACACGTATCCTACTTCTCCTTGCGTTAAGACGCATCAAGAAAAACACACACAGTACAGAATGGCACACAGAGAGGTGTGGACACCGATTGAAAACCGTCGTCGTATAGCAAGTTTGTACGGTGCGGCACCGCATCAGAAATGTGCACAGTGACGACCCGACGTCGCATAGCAGTGTTGTGGTCTtagcttattatttattatttactaaatataaataaaagtcatcatcatcatcattatcaaccaatagacgtccactgctggacataggtctcttgtagggacttccacacgccacggtcttgcgccgcctggatccagcggctccctgcgactcgtctgatgtcgtcgtAAATAAAAGTACTCACAAGTTATTATTGTGCGGGTCCGTCAGATCCCACCCGTACAGTACGAAGTTAGCTGATAGTGTCTGTAGGACGGTCTCGCATCCCAACAGTTGAGCACAGAACACATTTGACAACACTGATTGCTCGTGATGCAAATATACACCTAGTAATTTTCTCtgaaacaaacataatatatcaatatttcgtccgcgtggacttcacaaaattcaaactcctatttcacccccttaggggttgaattttcaaaaatcctttcttagcggatgcctacgtcataatagctatctgcatgccaaatttcagcccgatccgtccagtagtttaagctgtgcgtagatagatcagtcagtcagtcagtcagtcaccttttcattttatatattttgatacaaaagtgtgtttgtttcttggtttgtccttcaatcacgctgcgacggagcaacggatcgacgtgattttttacatgggtatagataaagacctggagagtgacataggctactttttattctggtaaattaaagagttcccataggattttcaCTCAATCACGTCAATtagttgcttcgttgcgacgtgatggaaggacaaaccaacaaacaaacacactttcgcatttataatatggtttatttttaaaaatagtgaaTCAATTTCGGTACTATTTAAAACTTACATCTCTAGCAGGTTTTAAACAGGATTCCTTAATGGCGTCTTGTAGGGTTCCCTCGAAGAAATTAGGGGTATTGGGACCGTATCTCGCGCGGAACCTTTGAGCAAACTCTATGCAGCCTAGCGCTTCGTCATCCACGTGTTCTGACACTAGATAAaatattgaatgaatgaatgaatataaaattattgCACACCACAAATTAATACAGAACACATACGaagcaaaacaaaatataggCATGTACAATAATTTGGCAGCCGGTACCTATCGCTTCCTAGCGATCCTTCAAAAAAAACGGGCccaattgagaaccacctccttttggAAGTCGCTTAAAAAAGTCTGCCCCTGGGCCAAATGTGCCCATCaagctggcagcattgccacgctgaatgacGATGGACAATCTTTGGACCAGGTAAGCCCCAAGAGCGCGGATCTGCGATCCTCTTTCCcttagtacggtataataacattgtaaattgaaaaattaaaaagagcaaccgccgagtttcttgctggttcgtctcggtaggaacggcattccgaaccagtggtaaattaaaactacctgactattcataagcacttttaaaaagtttacatgaataaaaaaacattctattctattctattccttaGGCGCCGGTCTCCCGCGACATCTATAGAGATGGCTTGGCCCGAGAATGTTAGTGCATGTCGCATCACACAGCAGACATTCGTCATTTTGCCATGGGACGAGCGCCAAGCCGTTGGATGCTTGCCGTCTATGCGGCTCAGCCTTGGCGGCTCGAGAACACAGGGCACATTGGCTGAGATGAGTGCCCTgctatacttattacaaatttaATATACTATGTTATATTAAATAGAATAGACTTACTGAGTGGCTGTAACCGTTCCGATGGCGCATCCACGAACATGTCGTCTTCTGTTGGGAAGCTGTCTCCGTCTTCCACTTCTTCCACCGAACTGTTTTCACTGTCCGAACTTTCTACTATTATCTGAAAAGACAGCTTTCGATGAGAAATACGGCTTCTACTAatctacttcatcatcatcatcatcatcatctcaagttGAAGCTGATGATGAAGTAGAAGCTATATTTCTTCATAGGTTGAGATTTTCAACCTATcaacggctcactactgagtatgggTTTCTTTCTCGACAGTAAAATTCTGGACATtacagatatatttttattataatataccaagGTTTTGATAGATAATTTATAGgtagaaaaaatctaaattgtATCGTCAAATAactatttacaataaataaccTTCCTGATAGCTACAAAAATAGTACTTTCAATAAATTCAAAAGGAAAACTCATGAGCTGCTTGTAAATAAatgctattataatattttgtcagacctgttttatgataaaacttacTGTTTAGCTGGAAAATGCAAAAATCGAATTTTTGTGAACTTTGACCTTGAATAACTTTTTTGCAAAGGatcgatggggacttttcacaACACACTTATaatggtgttcccaacattcgtaccaaatTTTTAGCGATGCTATGCAAATTATTGTACCCTTACCTCTACCTTTTGAGCTAACTTGACCgggatattataatattcttaccCTTTTATACTCCTTCTGTTTGCTAGGCGCGCGTTTGACAGTCAGTTCGTGCTGCGGCAAGTCTAGCCCTACCATGGCGAGCATTGTGTCATCCAGCCCCATTACTGTAGGCCACCCTGTCCATACCTGAACAAAGAaacatatacataactagcttatgctcgcgacttcgtccgcgtggactacacaaatttcaaacccctatttcaccctcttaggggttgaattttcaaaaatcctttcttagcagatgcctacgtcataaatcataatagcatgccaaatttcagccacggaaagaagttagtataacactctctctgttacgtaatcgcAGCCGACATCAGTGTCAAACAAATA
Above is a window of Maniola hyperantus chromosome 20, iAphHyp1.2, whole genome shotgun sequence DNA encoding:
- the casp gene encoding FAS-associated factor 1, with amino-acid sequence MAENREEILANFQGITNIEDVAEAIYHLEETNWDLLSAINRVMPQDGSSSVPQSNDTHDVEMIDDDISVITPKTHPPDREDSNQASTSSPRSNSIDLVELQVHCNNKIHEIKMSGSATVSDLKKRLEMVCGVPVCRQQISGLGGSRATATAALASLGLPRNAVLRLKAADRLMADDEVAERLTTTYMLRVKHDEREYSLKYPGTKTVQEVKNDLYSLTDIPVRHQVWTGWPTVMGLDDTMLAMVGLDLPQHELTVKRAPSKQKEYKRIIVESSDSENSSVEEVEDGDSFPTEDDMFVDAPSERLQPLMSEHVDDEALGCIEFAQRFRARYGPNTPNFFEGTLQDAIKESCLKPARDRKLLGVYLHHEQSVLSNVFCAQLLGCETVLQTLSANFVLYGWDLTDPHNNNLLLTSIASALGPVASMTIRSIPVERLPALIIIMRVRSNTEIYSVINGNVGVSELVGGLVEALERFAAQKEEDAKMERERDARQRVKREQDEAYQRSLEADRAKEEVKKQQELERNQELERAESERLMEAAKNEAMRAGAAARVPAEPAEGAAEVARVRVRLPPPHHECLERRFYAQDTLAALLDYLASKGYPQENYKVIASWPRRDLTMEPPSSTLKALKLYPQETVMLEER